In a genomic window of Niallia taxi:
- a CDS encoding cupin domain-containing protein, with protein MNYQAINLNEKFSKFNERWSPKVIGEMNDYQFKVVKIEGDFVWHDHQDTDEVFIVLAGEMFIDFRDGQVKVTQGEMFIVPKGTEHKPFAIQECHIMLVEPRGIVNTGDTKSALTAVNDIWI; from the coding sequence ATTAATTATCAAGCTATTAATTTGAATGAGAAATTTTCTAAATTCAACGAACGCTGGTCTCCAAAGGTAATTGGTGAAATGAATGATTATCAATTCAAAGTGGTCAAGATAGAAGGGGATTTTGTGTGGCACGATCATCAAGATACCGACGAGGTGTTTATCGTTCTAGCTGGTGAAATGTTCATTGATTTTCGCGATGGTCAAGTTAAGGTGACTCAAGGAGAGATGTTTATAGTGCCAAAGGGGACCGAACATAAACCTTTCGCTATACAAGAGTGTCATATCATGCTAGTAGAGCCAAGGGGAATTGTAAATACTGGCGATACTAAATCAGCATTAACCGCAGTTAATGATATCTGGATCTAA
- a CDS encoding transglutaminase-like domain-containing protein produces MILICESQKLDNYLLELTEVNYSNPIIKKIGEKLFDPSQTEIEKARIAFEFVRDEISHSWDIQSKRVTCSASEVIEFKEGICYAKSHLLASLLRSQGIPTGFCYQRLMLFDTPEKGYCIHALNAIFFKSLNKWIRVDARGNKEGVNSQFSFEEEKLAFAINEELHEKDYPLIYVKPHPKIVAVLKENTNALEMYKHHLPDSL; encoded by the coding sequence ATAATTTTGATTTGTGAGTCGCAAAAATTAGATAACTATTTACTCGAATTAACGGAAGTTAATTATTCTAATCCGATTATAAAGAAGATAGGAGAAAAATTGTTTGATCCATCTCAAACGGAAATAGAAAAGGCGAGAATAGCTTTTGAATTTGTTCGTGATGAAATTTCGCATTCTTGGGATATTCAATCAAAACGAGTTACTTGTAGTGCTTCGGAAGTAATAGAATTTAAAGAGGGGATTTGCTATGCAAAATCTCATCTATTAGCTTCATTATTACGTTCGCAGGGAATACCAACAGGATTTTGTTATCAAAGATTAATGTTATTTGATACTCCAGAAAAAGGGTATTGTATTCACGCATTAAATGCTATCTTTTTTAAATCACTAAATAAATGGATTAGAGTTGATGCTCGTGGGAATAAAGAAGGGGTTAATTCTCAATTTTCTTTTGAAGAAGAGAAATTAGCATTTGCAATTAATGAAGAATTACATGAAAAAGATTATCCTCTTATTTATGTTAAGCCTCATCCCAAAATTGTTGCTGTCTTAAAAGAAAATACAAATGCGTTAGAAATGTATAAACATCATTTACCAGACAGCTTGTAG
- a CDS encoding ASCH domain-containing protein, translating into MNNRVKEFWDEFCEETQKKGIHYRDAFQFGTSADWLAELVVTGKKTATTSGLVFYEMEKEAIPTVSEYYIVLNGKEIPVAVIEIESVQVVPMNEVTEEFALAEGEGDYQFWWNAHEKFFTALLKEYDIEFSPNMLVVCERFTKVYPK; encoded by the coding sequence ATGAATAACAGGGTTAAAGAATTTTGGGATGAATTTTGTGAAGAAACTCAAAAAAAAGGGATTCACTATAGAGATGCTTTCCAATTTGGGACTTCTGCTGATTGGTTAGCAGAATTAGTTGTTACTGGAAAGAAGACAGCAACTACTTCAGGTCTCGTCTTTTATGAAATGGAAAAGGAAGCAATCCCTACAGTTAGTGAGTATTATATTGTTTTAAATGGGAAGGAAATTCCAGTTGCAGTTATTGAAATTGAATCTGTTCAAGTTGTTCCAATGAATGAGGTCACCGAGGAATTTGCTTTAGCTGAGGGTGAGGGTGATTACCAATTCTGGTGGAATGCACACGAGAAGTTCTTTACTGCATTGCTAAAAGAGTATGATATAGAATTTTCACCAAATATGTTAGTTGTGTGTGAAAGATTTACAAAAGTATATCCAAAATAA
- a CDS encoding nuclear transport factor 2 family protein: MGEQAFEELLSLFSDDIIFVLNGHEKQGIENWKLFMKMVFKENADIKHMFEGWKAVEDTDMFETPWAVCGKRATGSVFTQTGKDIANLDKNGKITYLENVPDNTNMFDSYKK; encoded by the coding sequence TTGGGTGAACAAGCATTTGAAGAATTACTGAGTCTTTTTTCAGACGATATTATATTTGTCTTAAATGGCCATGAAAAGCAAGGTATCGAAAACTGGAAGTTGTTTATGAAAATGGTTTTTAAAGAAAATGCTGATATTAAGCATATGTTTGAAGGCTGGAAAGCAGTTGAAGATACAGATATGTTTGAAACGCCTTGGGCAGTATGCGGAAAGCGTGCAACTGGCAGTGTCTTTACTCAAACAGGTAAAGATATTGCTAATTTGGATAAAAACGGAAAAATAACCTATCTAGAAAATGTACCAGACAATACAAATATGTTTGATTCATACAAAAAATAA
- a CDS encoding MFS transporter, producing MKFNKKKINVVDIQTAKKSVFATGVGNAMEWFDFGLYSYLAVIISQNFFSAVQNDELKLVFTFATFAIAFLMRPLGGIIFGKIGDKAGRKVVLTTTIILMAFSTLLIGLLPTYDQIGIWAPILLLVARIIQGFSTGGEYAGAMVYIAESSPDNKRSILGSGLEIGTLTGYILASLVASILFITLSDEQMASWGWRIPFLLGLPLGFVGMYLRKSLEESPIFENEISTNNAEEQVEEGFFSILKNHKKDIIVCFVSVAFFNVTNYMLLSYMPSYLNEIIGLSSTTGTILITLVMVIMVPLTLLFGKLSDNIGNKNVFLIGLGGLSLLSAVAFYLVNMNGLLFISLGILILGVLLATYEGSMPGSLPAMFYTDIRYRTLSVTFNVSVSIFGGTTPLVSTWLVHQTGNNLAPAWYLTIVSIIGFFVILFLFKSTTGKSLKGSYPTVATKSEFKEAVANPEDALWWKTEQE from the coding sequence ATGAAATTTAATAAGAAGAAAATTAACGTTGTTGATATCCAAACAGCGAAGAAAAGTGTGTTTGCAACAGGAGTAGGAAATGCAATGGAATGGTTTGATTTTGGTTTATATTCCTACTTAGCTGTTATTATCAGTCAAAACTTTTTTAGTGCAGTTCAAAATGACGAGTTAAAATTAGTATTTACTTTCGCAACTTTCGCCATTGCCTTTTTAATGCGTCCATTGGGCGGTATTATCTTCGGTAAAATTGGTGATAAAGCAGGAAGAAAAGTCGTCTTAACTACAACAATTATTTTAATGGCCTTTTCTACATTATTGATTGGGTTATTGCCTACTTATGATCAAATCGGAATATGGGCACCGATACTGTTATTAGTCGCAAGAATTATTCAAGGATTTTCAACTGGAGGAGAATATGCCGGTGCAATGGTCTATATTGCCGAATCATCTCCTGATAATAAGCGCAGCATCCTTGGAAGTGGATTGGAAATTGGTACACTTACAGGGTATATATTGGCTTCACTTGTAGCCAGCATACTCTTTATTACCCTATCAGATGAACAAATGGCCTCATGGGGTTGGAGAATTCCATTTTTGCTTGGTTTACCCCTAGGATTTGTTGGAATGTATTTAAGAAAAAGCTTAGAGGAATCACCTATTTTTGAGAATGAAATTTCTACAAATAATGCTGAAGAGCAAGTAGAAGAAGGCTTCTTCTCTATCCTAAAAAATCATAAAAAGGATATAATTGTCTGTTTCGTATCTGTAGCCTTCTTTAATGTAACAAATTACATGTTACTATCCTACATGCCTTCCTATTTAAACGAGATAATTGGTTTATCAAGCACAACAGGTACTATTTTAATTACACTTGTCATGGTTATCATGGTGCCACTAACATTACTCTTCGGTAAGTTAAGTGATAACATCGGTAATAAAAATGTCTTCTTAATTGGTTTAGGCGGATTATCTCTTTTATCTGCAGTAGCTTTTTATCTCGTGAACATGAATGGCCTGCTATTTATTTCGTTAGGTATTCTAATTCTGGGCGTACTGCTTGCAACATATGAAGGCTCCATGCCCGGTTCATTGCCAGCAATGTTCTATACCGATATACGCTACCGAACATTATCAGTAACGTTTAATGTCTCTGTTTCCATATTTGGTGGTACTACACCGTTAGTTTCAACATGGCTCGTTCACCAAACAGGCAATAACCTAGCACCTGCCTGGTATTTAACAATCGTAAGCATTATCGGATTCTTTGTAATTCTATTCTTATTTAAGAGTACAACCGGAAAGTCCTTAAAAGGATCTTATCCAACAGTTGCAACGAAATCTGAATTTAAAGAAGCTGTTGCGAATCCAGAAGATGCCTTATGGTGGAAAACTGAACAAGAATAA
- a CDS encoding beta-glucosidase, whose amino-acid sequence MVGFSIVRRKLMKVMILFAMILSLSTLPLNAFAREFPWMNKGLSAEERARTLVKKMTLEDKVDFITGNVNSDYGFYNLGLAKYGIPALQMADGPNGVRIANPEIQDRQSTALPSALGLAATWNIKTAKKYGNLIGKEAFNTTHNVMLGPALDIARIPFGARNFESFGEDPYLQGQMATSYVNAIQSNSVLVSAKHYLLNNQEKDRFTVDSQASARAINEIYARPFASIIENADLGSIMCSYNKVNGIHACNNVDLLTGLLRESLNYKGFVMSDYGANNSTVESINAGLDLETPGEPSGDWGNTLLQAVNEGKVKKETINQSAYRILYQMFKKGLFDNPTQNNPIKIKAHGEIARQIAAETIVLLQNKKDVLPLNTQKLNSIAVIGPDADNASAAGGGSSLVNPTYTVSPLEGIKRRAGVNVQVEYEAGTDPVNAGDIFPGPDAVPSSFLLPAEGSKENGLTAEYWSNENMEGNPEFKHTAKQVSLNLGFYNYKGFNAQSTKLDKLPTSLNGKMSARYTGLINVPNTEKYTLSTTSYGSSKVYIDGKLVIDNAGEELKTVQQTITLEANRNYNLKIEYKTDYKEAPGYKNGGQLRFGWKASDKIIDKNIKRAVNLAEKSDAVVIVTRTYDSEGYIDRSDMELPNNQTQLIKEVAKVNKNVVVVNESGIAVKMGDWKSKVASIVQAWYPGQEQGNAIADVLFGDVNPSGKLPVTFPVDEESTPVSTEEQYPGINKVVNYTEDIFVGYRGYEQANIKTAFPFGHGLSFTKFDYKNLKAKVENSRESTDSMVEVTFNITNTGGVTGSEVVQVYTGNLPTNVETAPKQLAGFKKIELKPGKVKKVRIKLDSKAFSYYDEKKNKWIIPPGKVAIYVGSSSSDIRLEGSVTVKKNQPKS is encoded by the coding sequence ATGGTCGGATTTTCAATAGTAAGACGCAAGTTGATGAAAGTCATGATTCTTTTCGCGATGATTCTTAGTCTTTCAACATTACCATTAAATGCATTTGCCAGAGAGTTTCCGTGGATGAATAAGGGTCTTTCTGCTGAGGAAAGAGCTCGTACATTAGTCAAAAAAATGACTTTGGAGGATAAGGTAGACTTTATAACTGGAAACGTCAACAGTGATTACGGATTTTATAATCTGGGATTAGCAAAATACGGAATACCTGCCTTACAAATGGCAGATGGACCTAATGGAGTCCGCATAGCTAATCCTGAAATTCAAGATAGACAATCAACTGCTTTGCCTTCTGCATTAGGCCTTGCTGCAACATGGAATATAAAGACTGCTAAAAAATATGGAAACCTGATCGGGAAAGAAGCTTTTAATACGACCCATAATGTTATGCTTGGTCCGGCACTTGATATTGCCCGCATTCCTTTCGGTGCAAGAAACTTTGAATCTTTTGGTGAAGATCCATATTTGCAAGGACAAATGGCAACAAGCTATGTGAATGCTATTCAAAGTAATAGTGTATTGGTTTCAGCCAAGCATTATTTATTGAATAATCAAGAGAAAGACCGCTTTACAGTTGACTCTCAAGCAAGTGCACGAGCAATAAATGAAATTTATGCAAGACCATTTGCAAGCATCATTGAAAATGCTGATTTAGGAAGTATCATGTGTTCATATAATAAGGTGAATGGTATTCATGCTTGTAATAATGTGGATTTACTAACAGGTCTACTTAGAGAAAGCTTAAACTATAAAGGATTTGTCATGAGTGACTACGGAGCTAATAACAGCACAGTTGAGTCAATTAATGCAGGACTTGATTTAGAAACACCGGGAGAGCCTTCTGGAGATTGGGGCAATACGCTTCTACAGGCTGTAAATGAAGGTAAAGTAAAAAAAGAGACAATAAATCAAAGTGCTTATCGAATTCTTTACCAAATGTTTAAAAAAGGTTTATTTGATAACCCCACGCAGAACAATCCAATTAAAATAAAAGCCCATGGGGAAATAGCTCGTCAAATCGCTGCTGAGACAATTGTGTTGTTGCAAAATAAGAAAGATGTCTTACCATTAAATACACAAAAGCTGAATTCCATTGCGGTCATCGGACCTGACGCGGATAATGCTTCAGCAGCCGGCGGAGGGAGTTCCCTTGTTAATCCAACTTATACAGTAAGTCCGCTAGAAGGTATAAAGAGACGTGCAGGAGTAAATGTACAAGTTGAATATGAGGCAGGGACAGATCCAGTTAATGCCGGTGATATTTTTCCTGGACCTGATGCAGTTCCTTCTTCTTTCTTATTACCAGCTGAAGGTTCTAAGGAGAATGGATTAACAGCTGAATACTGGTCGAATGAGAATATGGAAGGAAATCCAGAATTTAAACATACCGCTAAACAAGTTAGCTTAAATCTTGGTTTCTATAATTATAAAGGTTTTAATGCACAATCAACTAAATTAGACAAACTGCCAACTAGCTTAAATGGCAAGATGTCTGCAAGATATACCGGTTTAATAAATGTACCGAATACAGAGAAATACACCTTATCTACGACAAGTTATGGATCGAGTAAAGTGTATATTGATGGAAAGCTAGTGATAGATAATGCTGGTGAAGAACTGAAAACAGTACAGCAGACAATTACCTTGGAAGCAAATAGAAATTATAATTTGAAAATAGAGTATAAAACAGACTACAAAGAGGCTCCTGGATATAAGAATGGCGGTCAATTACGCTTTGGATGGAAAGCTTCAGACAAAATTATCGACAAAAATATCAAGCGTGCCGTTAACTTAGCGGAAAAATCAGATGCAGTGGTTATTGTAACAAGAACGTACGATAGCGAAGGTTACATAGATCGATCAGATATGGAACTGCCTAATAACCAAACACAATTGATTAAAGAAGTCGCAAAGGTAAATAAAAATGTCGTGGTTGTAAATGAAAGTGGCATTGCTGTAAAAATGGGAGACTGGAAAAGTAAGGTCGCTTCTATTGTACAAGCATGGTATCCAGGACAGGAACAAGGAAATGCGATAGCTGATGTGTTATTCGGAGATGTTAACCCTTCTGGAAAGCTGCCAGTCACATTCCCTGTTGATGAAGAATCAACACCTGTTTCTACTGAAGAACAATATCCTGGAATTAATAAAGTGGTCAATTATACAGAAGATATATTTGTAGGTTACCGTGGCTATGAACAAGCAAACATTAAAACAGCTTTCCCCTTTGGACATGGTTTATCCTTTACTAAATTTGATTATAAAAATCTAAAAGCAAAGGTTGAAAATTCGAGAGAATCCACTGATTCAATGGTTGAAGTTACTTTCAATATAACAAATACAGGTGGGGTGACTGGGTCTGAAGTAGTACAAGTATACACTGGTAACCTTCCTACTAATGTAGAGACAGCTCCTAAACAATTAGCAGGATTTAAAAAGATTGAACTAAAGCCTGGTAAGGTAAAGAAAGTAAGAATTAAACTCGATTCAAAAGCCTTCTCTTATTATGATGAAAAGAAAAACAAATGGATCATTCCTCCAGGCAAAGTAGCTATTTATGTGGGTAGCTCTTCAAGTGACATTCGTCTAGAAGGAAGTGTAACTGTTAAAAAAAATCAACCAAAAAGCTAA
- a CDS encoding NDxxF motif lipoprotein, which translates to MRWVTYCFLIFVILCGCSQNEPIEDTEDEILSTQDVEIPSNIFTSEKQNKKIDEEEVNLSIKTYLDSYEELTNASSPFLDVLYEGEDLSGNELEKFKKISKLTKENDENFSNYILKNTLPEGYQKETNRISKYITASNEILYGLDGTLSNITEDLNEGIIPEINLGSIKSKTEAVNGREQKKIEDFLDEKDISTKAFGRET; encoded by the coding sequence ATGAGATGGGTAACATATTGTTTCTTAATTTTTGTTATATTATGTGGATGCTCACAGAATGAACCTATAGAAGATACGGAAGATGAAATTCTTTCTACTCAAGATGTAGAAATTCCAAGTAATATTTTCACCTCAGAAAAACAAAATAAAAAAATAGACGAAGAAGAAGTAAATTTAAGCATAAAAACATATCTAGATAGCTATGAAGAATTAACTAATGCTAGTTCTCCATTTTTAGATGTTCTCTATGAAGGAGAGGATTTAAGTGGAAATGAATTGGAGAAATTTAAAAAAATCAGCAAACTTACTAAAGAAAATGACGAGAATTTTTCAAACTATATTTTAAAAAACACCTTACCTGAAGGATATCAAAAAGAGACAAATAGGATTAGTAAATATATTACAGCTTCAAATGAAATTCTTTATGGACTAGATGGAACGCTTAGTAATATTACAGAAGACCTAAATGAAGGAATAATTCCAGAAATAAACTTAGGTTCAATAAAAAGTAAAACTGAAGCGGTGAATGGAAGGGAACAGAAAAAAATTGAGGATTTCCTAGATGAGAAAGATATTAGTACTAAAGCATTTGGAAGAGAAACATAA
- a CDS encoding LysR family transcriptional regulator, whose amino-acid sequence MDIKSLEVFKAVAIEQSITKAAEKLNYVQSNVTARIQRLEQELGVPLLYRYHKKISLTPAGRELLPYVNKLLFDFEEAIEAVKLSSTPRGSLHIGAMESTATTRLPIIFSQYHREFPKVELSLYMAPTVDQVNAILNYKIDGAFVDGPILHPEIIEYPVLDESLVLITSYSTETFHIESILHEPLLSSFAHCTYLGIWQKWLADNDFAPMRVMEYGTLEGVLKCVENGLGVTVLPISMVESRMQDKLNCHPLPDTHRTVPTVFIMRRDSYMTSALSKFMEFAGITNL is encoded by the coding sequence TTGGATATTAAATCTTTAGAAGTGTTTAAGGCAGTAGCTATTGAACAAAGTATTACTAAGGCTGCTGAGAAATTAAATTATGTACAGTCAAATGTTACTGCAAGAATACAGCGTCTCGAACAGGAGTTAGGAGTTCCCCTGCTATACCGATATCATAAGAAGATATCCTTAACCCCTGCAGGCCGTGAATTATTACCATATGTAAATAAGTTACTTTTTGATTTTGAGGAAGCTATTGAAGCAGTCAAGCTTTCCTCTACTCCGCGAGGATCTTTGCACATCGGAGCTATGGAATCAACTGCTACTACACGATTACCAATTATTTTCTCTCAATATCACAGGGAATTTCCTAAAGTAGAACTAAGCTTATATATGGCACCTACTGTAGATCAGGTTAATGCTATTCTCAATTACAAGATAGATGGCGCATTTGTTGATGGGCCAATTCTTCATCCAGAAATTATTGAGTACCCTGTACTTGATGAATCCCTAGTTCTGATTACAAGCTACTCTACAGAAACATTTCATATAGAATCAATTTTACACGAACCACTGCTTTCGTCATTCGCTCATTGCACTTATTTAGGAATTTGGCAAAAATGGCTAGCGGACAATGATTTTGCTCCTATGAGGGTAATGGAATATGGCACTCTAGAGGGTGTCCTTAAATGCGTTGAAAACGGGTTAGGTGTCACCGTATTACCAATATCTATGGTTGAATCACGGATGCAGGACAAACTTAACTGCCATCCATTACCGGATACACATAGAACAGTTCCCACTGTGTTTATAATGCGTCGTGATTCGTATATGACTAGTGCTCTCTCAAAATTTATGGAGTTCGCAGGCATTACTAATCTATGA
- a CDS encoding HAAS signaling domain-containing protein codes for MICLNKNIFLELLKNSLKFMSEQEKKDIVYEFNRHFDEGKLEGKSEEEISEKLGSHEEIAKELNAVYAMKRVEENSTIKGLFTAMLSIMGLSIMNFIFIMMGFFIMLILLPFILAYFIGVPIMILSPIILIIFGFVNGFGTIGAGDFFESIKGLIIGAILALTGYFIGKFFIKLFIKYLRWNISIVREKKLV; via the coding sequence ATGATATGCTTGAACAAAAATATTTTTTTGGAATTACTCAAAAATAGTTTGAAATTTATGTCTGAGCAAGAAAAAAAGGACATAGTATATGAATTTAATAGACACTTTGATGAGGGGAAACTTGAAGGAAAAAGTGAAGAGGAAATATCGGAGAAATTAGGGAGCCATGAAGAAATTGCTAAAGAATTAAACGCTGTTTATGCTATGAAAAGGGTTGAAGAGAATAGTACCATTAAAGGTTTGTTTACAGCAATGTTGTCAATTATGGGGTTAAGCATCATGAATTTTATATTTATTATGATGGGTTTTTTTATAATGCTAATACTATTACCATTTATTCTAGCTTATTTCATTGGTGTACCTATCATGATTTTATCACCAATAATTTTAATTATTTTCGGCTTTGTTAATGGGTTTGGTACAATTGGTGCTGGAGATTTTTTCGAATCTATAAAGGGGCTTATTATAGGGGCTATTTTAGCACTCACAGGATATTTTATAGGGAAATTCTTTATCAAACTATTTATTAAATACTTGAGATGGAACATATCAATCGTGAGGGAGAAGAAGTTAGTATGA
- a CDS encoding 2-isopropylmalate synthase, with translation MSRKIWVFDTTLRDGEQVPGAKLNVYEKLEVAKQLKKLKVDMIEAGFPSSSTGDFNAVKEIAKRIGNTDDVIITALARAVKSDIDAVYNSVKYAKNPLIHIVLGTSDIHVEKKFGKSKNQILDIGVDAVKYAKTLLPEVQYSTEDASRADFEYLWKTIEAVVKAGATIINIPDTVGYAEPQEFGELIYKINDRLKNLNDKVLLSVHCHNDLGMATANTLAAIKNGAEKVECTINGIGERAGNASLEEVVMAVHTRSEIYQVFTNINTKEIMNTSRMVSGFMGLDVQVNKAITGENAFAHSSGIHQDGLIKSRNTYEIIDPVTVGLDDMELILTARSGRHAVKTAFEKLGMNQFSNSEFEEIFVDFLELADAKKEVYNHDLYVLIENYYKKVKGNNQDISHYSNNFYELIDLQVISNTKFPSASVELKKADQIIKGTAIGSGPIDALYSAIMNVCDLDMKLIQYDIRSVSRGKEALGKVKIQVEFKGEIYIAKASDTDILKASAYAYINAINSIVVDHLLPVK, from the coding sequence ATGTCAAGAAAAATTTGGGTATTTGATACAACATTAAGAGATGGAGAACAAGTTCCTGGCGCAAAATTGAATGTATATGAAAAATTAGAAGTTGCCAAGCAATTAAAGAAACTCAAAGTTGATATGATTGAGGCTGGATTTCCTTCTTCATCAACAGGTGATTTTAATGCGGTTAAAGAAATTGCTAAAAGGATAGGAAATACAGATGATGTGATAATAACGGCGTTAGCAAGAGCAGTAAAATCCGATATTGATGCTGTATATAATAGTGTGAAATATGCAAAAAATCCACTAATCCATATTGTATTAGGTACTTCGGATATTCATGTGGAAAAGAAATTTGGAAAATCGAAAAATCAAATATTAGATATAGGAGTGGATGCTGTGAAGTATGCGAAAACACTCCTACCAGAAGTGCAATATTCAACAGAGGATGCGTCTAGAGCTGATTTTGAATATTTATGGAAAACTATAGAAGCTGTTGTAAAAGCAGGAGCCACAATTATTAATATACCTGATACAGTTGGTTATGCTGAACCTCAAGAGTTCGGTGAATTAATATACAAGATAAATGATCGCTTGAAGAATTTGAATGATAAAGTGCTTCTAAGTGTTCATTGCCACAATGATTTAGGAATGGCTACAGCTAATACATTGGCAGCAATAAAAAATGGTGCAGAAAAAGTAGAATGTACCATTAATGGAATTGGAGAACGTGCAGGAAATGCTTCATTAGAGGAAGTAGTTATGGCTGTTCATACACGTTCTGAGATATATCAAGTATTTACGAATATTAATACAAAGGAAATTATGAATACGTCGAGGATGGTAAGTGGATTCATGGGACTTGATGTACAAGTAAACAAAGCAATTACAGGGGAAAATGCTTTTGCACATTCTTCAGGTATTCACCAGGATGGATTAATCAAATCAAGAAATACTTATGAAATAATTGATCCCGTCACTGTGGGTCTTGACGACATGGAGCTTATTCTGACAGCACGTTCTGGACGCCATGCGGTTAAAACTGCTTTTGAAAAATTAGGTATGAATCAATTTTCAAATTCAGAATTCGAGGAAATCTTTGTAGACTTTCTTGAGTTAGCCGATGCGAAAAAAGAGGTATATAATCATGATCTATATGTATTGATTGAAAATTATTACAAAAAAGTAAAGGGGAATAATCAGGACATCAGCCATTACAGTAACAATTTTTATGAGTTAATAGATCTGCAAGTGATCAGTAATACAAAATTTCCTTCTGCTAGTGTGGAGTTAAAGAAGGCTGATCAAATCATAAAGGGAACTGCGATAGGTTCTGGTCCGATTGATGCTTTATATTCTGCAATTATGAATGTATGTGATTTAGATATGAAGTTGATTCAATATGATATTAGAAGTGTTTCAAGGGGAAAAGAAGCACTAGGGAAAGTGAAAATTCAAGTTGAATTTAAAGGGGAAATATATATTGCCAAAGCATCAGATACAGACATTTTAAAAGCAAGTGCATATGCGTATATTAATGCCATAAATAGTATTGTGGTCGATCATTTACTTCCAGTTAAATAA
- a CDS encoding cupin domain-containing protein, with the protein MISMVNIKDKFLQINDYWNPRIGGELNDSYIKMVKIKGEFIWHHHDHEDEMFFVWQGKLVIRLRNGEIVLNEGEFIVIPKGIEHQPIAEEEVHLLLIEPKTTLNTGNVVNERTVLNPQGI; encoded by the coding sequence TTGATTTCAATGGTCAATATAAAGGATAAATTTTTACAAATAAATGATTACTGGAATCCTAGAATAGGTGGTGAGTTAAACGATTCATACATAAAAATGGTAAAGATTAAGGGTGAATTTATTTGGCATCACCACGATCATGAGGATGAGATGTTCTTCGTATGGCAAGGAAAGCTGGTAATACGTTTGAGAAACGGTGAAATAGTTCTTAATGAAGGAGAATTTATTGTTATACCTAAAGGAATAGAACATCAGCCAATTGCTGAAGAGGAAGTTCATTTGCTATTAATCGAACCAAAAACCACACTAAACACAGGGAATGTGGTCAATGAACGAACTGTGTTGAATCCTCAAGGAATTTGA